A stretch of Electrophorus electricus isolate fEleEle1 chromosome 3, fEleEle1.pri, whole genome shotgun sequence DNA encodes these proteins:
- the churc1 gene encoding protein Churchill — MCTGCVQKEYPDRGNTCLDNGSYLMNFLGCANCQQRDFVLISNKTMVDEDEEEIVTYLHKCKNCDHVIARHEYTFSVVDDYQEYTMLCMLCGKGEDSISVMPDDPRQSAPLF; from the exons ATGTGTACAGGTTGTGTGCAGAAGGAATATCCTGACAGG GGAAACACTTGTCTAGATAATGGATCGTATCTAATGAACTTTCTGGGCTGTGCCAACTGTCAGCAACGAGACTTTGTACTGATTAGCAACAAGACCATGGTGGATGAAGACGAAGAGGAGATTGTCACTTATCTCC ACAAGTGCAAGAATTGTGACCATGTCATAGCCAGACATGAATACACCTTTTCTGTGGTGGATGATTATCAG GAATACACAATGTTGTGTATGCTGTGCGGGAAGGGTGAGGATTCCATCAGTGTAATGCCAGATGATCCAAGACAATCTGCCCCCCTCTTCTAG